CGGGTTCAACATGGTGATCTACCTGGCAGCGCTGCAGGGCATCCCCGACGAGCTGTCGCAAGCAGCCAAGGTCGACGGGGCCACCGGATGGAAGCTGTTCCGCTACGTCACGCTGCCTCTGCTCCGCCCGACCTCCTTCTTGTTGGTCGTACTCAACATCATCTTCTCGCTGCACGTGTTCGACCTGATCTTCGTCATGACCGACGGCGGGCCGGGATTCTCCACGACCGTGCTCGTGCAGTACATCTACCGAGAGGCCTTCCAGACGGGCGAGATGGGAACTGCCAGCGCCGTGGGCGTGATCCTCTACGTCTCGCTGATGATCTTCACCTTGGTCTACTGGCGCGTCACGAAGCAGTCGGAGAATGCCGCCTAGGAGAGGTCGATGATAGCTGAGGGACAACGCTTGGTACGCCCTGCTCGCGCGGTCAAGAGTGGCGTGAACCGACGGTCACGAGTTCCACGCGGCAAGGACTTCGTCATCTGGGTCGCGCTCGTCTGCGGCGCGGTCGTGATGACTTTCCCGTTGTACTGGATGTTCGCTACTGCCGTGCGGCCGCGCAACGAGCTGTTCGGCGGGGGCCTGGATCTGGTGCCGTCCGAGTTCGTCTGGACGAACTTCACCGACGCCTGGGGCAAGCTGCCGTGGGCGGCCTTCTACTTCAACTCGATCGCCATCGCCGTGTTCGCGGTCGCGATCACCGTGTTCATCAACCTGATGGCGGGTTACGCCTTCGCGAAGTACCGGTTCCGCGGCCGGGACATCATCTTCTTCCTGATGGTCAGCACCCTTATGGTGCCCATCCAGGTGATCCAGGTGCCGGAGTTCATCGTCGTCGCAGAGATGGGTCTGGTGAACTCCATCTGGGGCGTCGTCCTGCCGCGCAGCGCCGAAGCCTTCGGCATATTCCTGGTCCGGCAGTTCTTGGTATCCATACCGGACGAGCTGCTGGAAAGCGCTCGTCTCGACGGCGCCAGCGAGTTCCGGATATTTTGGTCGGTCGTACTACCGCTGTGCAAGCCGGTTATCGCCGTCCTCGTAATTTTCACCTTCATGTGGCGATGGAATGACTTCGCCTGGCCACTGGTCGTGCTCCAGGAGAAGGCGGCCTTTACCGTGCCGCTGGGGCTAAACTTGGCGAAAGGCCTCTACTACACGGATTGGACAGGACTGATGAGCATGACGTTGTTGTCAGTGATCCCGATGCTCGTGGTGTTCATCATCTTCCAGCGATCGTTCGTCCAAGGCATCGCGAGCACGGGAATGAAGTGAGACGTGTCCGGTCCGCATGACGATGCTGCAGGCAGCCGGGTGACCGTCGCCAGGACGACCCTGGCCGAGCAGGTCGCCGCGGGACTGATCCGTGAGATCGAGCGGATGGGTCTGCAGGTCGGCGACGAGATCCCGCCGGAAGGCGAGATCGCGAGGGAGTTCGGCGTGAACCGGCTCGCGGTACGCGAGGCGATCAGGACGCTGTCGGCGCGGGAGATCCTGGTCTCGAGCCAAGGTCGGCCGGCGCGCGTGAGCACCCCGTCGGCCGGCGTGCTGGCACAGATGCTCGACTTCCGGGTGCGGCAGCAGTCCCTCGATCTCGAGGACATCCTGGACACGAGACGCGTCGTCGAGTGCGAGCTGGCCCGGCTCGCCGCCCTCCGAGTGGGTGAAGGCACCGCAGAGGCGTCGGCCGCAGCGGCGTTGTTGGACGAGATGGCGCAGTCGGTAACGGACATGGATCGCTTCGTCGAGCTTGACGTCCGGTTCCACGCAGCGATCGCGGAGGCTGCCGACACCCGGCTGCTGCAGTTGATCCTCGTGTCACTTGAGTCGGTCCTGCTGCGGGCCAGGCGGTCGACGTTCGCGGCACGGGAGAGTCGCGGTGAAGGGCACAAGGCCGCACTCACCGCACATCGGACGATCCTGCAAGCGATCGAGGACGGCGATCCGGACAAGGCGGCGTCGGCCATGGAGGAGCACTTACGCGAAACCCGGCGGGACGTCGACCAGGACGACTAGCGCCTGACCAACAGTGGACAGTGGAGGACGATGTCGAACACGCTCGCCGATCGGCCGAACGTCATCGTGGTCCTGACCGACCAGCAGCGATGGGACAGCACCGGCGTCGGCGGTAACCCGTTGGGGCTGACACCGGTCTTCGACGAGGTCGCGGCCGCCGGCACCCACGTCGCTCACGCGTTCACCCCGCAACCCGTCTGCGGCCCTGCCCGGTCGGCGATACAGACCGGCAGGTACCCGACGTCGACGGGCTGCTTCCGCAACGCCATCGCACTGCCGGAGGAGTGCGAGACGCTCGCCTCACACTTCGGCCGGGCCGGCTACGCCACCGGTTACCTCGGCAAGTGGCATCTCGCCAGCCGTGACCCGGTACCTGTCGAGCAGCGCGGCGGCTACGACAGCTGGCTCGGCACAAACGTCCTGGAGTTCACCTCGGACGCGTACCGCACGGTCGTCTTCGACGACGACGGCGACCCTGTCCTGCTGCCCGGCTACCGGTCCGACGCACTCTTCGACGCAGCGATCCGGTTCGTGGCCGACCACACCGCCACGGGTACGACCGACGAGCGGCGGCCGTTCTTCCTGTTCTGCTCACTCGTCGAACCGCACCACCAGAACGAGGTCGACGCCTACCCTGCCCCGACCGGCTATGCGCAGCGGTACGAGGGCCAGTGGCTACCGCCCGACCTGGCTGCACTGTCCGCGCACGGCGGCACCGCCCATCGGCACATCGGCGGGTACTGGGGCCAGGTCCGTCGCGTCGACGAAGGGCTCGGACGGCTGCTGGACGCGTTGCGGAGTCTCGACCTGTTGGACGACACGGTGGTGGCGTTCACCTCGGACCACGGATGTCACTTCAAGACGCGCAACAGCGAGTACAAGCGGTCCTGCCACGACGGGTCGATACGGGTGCCGATGGCCCTGCGCGGACCGGGCTTCGACGCAGGTGGCCGCGTCGACCGGCCGGTGAGCGTCATCGACCTGCCGCCGACGTTGCTGGACGCGGCGGGCGTCGAGGTGCCGACGCACATGCACGGCCGCAGCTTCCTGCCGCTGCTGCGTGACCCGGCATCCGACTGGCAGGACGACGTGTTCGTCCAGGTGAGCGAGTCTGAGGTCGGGCGGGCCATCCGTACGTCCCGCTGGAAGTACTACGTGGTCGCACCCGACGCGGACCCATGGCACGACCCGGGCGCGCAGCGCTACGTCGAGGCCGAGCTCTACGACCTGCACCACGACCCGTACGAGCTGGACAACCTGGCTGGGGCGCCCTCGCATCGCACGGTCGCCGACGAGCTGCGCGAGCGCCTGCTGCGCAGGATGGTCGCCGCCGGCGAGGAGCGCCCGGTGATCGAGCCGGCCCCCGCGGTGGAGCAACACGCGCAGCGCCTGATCGACCCGCGCCTGCACACCTCGTCGTGGCAGCCCGTACGGTTCGGGCACCAGCCGAAGTCGACGTAGCTACTCAGTCGGTGCCCTGGCCGGTGCGGCGGCGCGCGCGGTGGTTCGCGACGTTGAGTCGGTTGCCGCAGAGGTCCGGCATGCAGTAGCGCCGGCGGCCGGCGCGGCTGGTGTCGACGAACATGCCGTTGCAGTCCGGCGAGGCGCAGGGGCGGAACCGGTCGTGCCCCAGGGTGTACAGCGCACCGAGCAACCCGACGCCGACCGACGCTGCGACCTCGTCGGCGACGGAGGCCGCGTCGGACGTGGCCAGGTACCACTGCCAGCGCCCCTGCGCGTCCCTGGCGAGGGTCGGCGTCACCCGGGCACGGGCGAGTAGGGCGTTGGCGCCTTCGGCCACCTCGTCGTCGGTCGACGACTCGAGCACCGCGCGGACCTCGTCGCGCAGCGCGTGCACCTGGTGGACGTCGCCGTCGGCGAGCTGCGCACCGGGGCTGATGTCGTGCTCGCCGAGGAACCGCTCGAGTGCCGCCGGGTCGGTGAGCGCCTCGCCGGCGCCGCGTACCAGAGCGGACGTGTTCACCAGGTCGGTGGCGAGCCCCGCCTCCGCTGCGTAACCGGAAAAAAGTATCTGCACCACTTACTCCATGCTACGGTAACCAGAGAACTCGAAGTATAGCCCTTACGTACTGGAGGTAGCCATGACGGCAGCAGCGACGGCGACCTGGCGGCTCCCCGACCGGGTGCGGGTCTCCGCCGGCGAGGTGGCCACCGGCACGTTCGGCGCCGGCCCGCCCGTGGTGCTCGTGCACGGCACGCCCGCCTGGTCGTACCTGTGGCGGAACGTGGTGCCCGCGCTCGCCCGCACGCACACCGTGTACGTCTGGGACCTGCTCGGCTTCGGCGACTCCCGCCTCGCCCCAGGCGCCACTCCTTCGATCGCCCAGCAGGCGACGGCCCTCGCCGAGCTCGTCCGGCACTGGCGGCTCGACGCCCCCGGCCTGGTCGGGCACGACATCGGCGGCGGGGTCGTGCTGCGCGCACACCTGGTGGACGACACGCCCGCCCGGCGGCTGGCGCTGCTCGACGCGGCCGTACTCGGGCCGTGGAACACCCCGTTCACCGAGCACATCCAGCAGCACGACGACGCCTACCGCACCATGCCGACGCACGTCTTCGGCGACATCGTCGAGGCGCGCCTGCGCACCGCCACCCACCGGCAGCTGCCGCACGACACGCTCCGCGAGTACCTCCGTCCGTGGGCCGGCGAGGCGGGCCAACAGCGCTGGATCGACCAGGTAGCGAGCGTCTCGCACACCGACACCACCGACGCCGTGCGCCGACTCGATCAGGTACGGGTGCCGACGCTGGTCCTCTGGGGCGAGAACGACGGGTGGCTCGCCCCGGCCGTGGGCGACCGGCTGGCGGCCGCGATCCCAGGCGCGCGCAGGCAGACCGTCCCCGCCGCCGGGCACTTCCTCCCCGAGGACGCCCCGGACGCCGTGGCGGACGCGCTGCGGGAGTTCCTCGCCTGAGCGCTAGCCGCCGTTCGGGCCGGCGGCCCGCATGATGCCGCGGATGGCGTGGTCGATCCGTTCCGCGACGTGGTCCGGGTCGGGCCGCCCTGCGTCCAGCCAGCTGATGACCGCCTCGATCGCGAACCTGGGTACGATCCTGGCCGCCCAGTCCAGCCACGGACCGGCGGGCAGGTACCCGGTCAGGTTGCGGTGCGCGATCTCCGTCGACGCCGTGGTGAGCGCGTCGATGTAGCCACGGAACTCGGGTTCCCTGGCGGCGTGGTGGAACAACAGCCGGAACCCGTCCGGGTCCGCCGCGGCGGCGCGGACGAGGGCCGGCAGCGAGTCGTCGCCGAGGTTGTCGACGTCGACGGCCGTCTCCAGCTGGCGGCAGGCGCGGTCGAGCACCGCGCGGTACATGTCGGCCTTGGAGTCGAAGTGCCGGTAGAGGAGCACGCGTGTGATCCCGGCCTCGGCCGCGACGTCGTCCAGGCTGGTGTGGACGAACCCGGTACGCGCGAACGCCCTGGTCGCCGCGCCGAGGATCTGCTCCCTGCGCTCGACGCGGCGCATCCGCCGCACCGGTTCAGCGGATGCGGTGCCGTCCGCGGCCATCGAACCTGCCTCCCGCCTCTTGTGTACGCGAGAGTCTACGCGTACTTTTGTTTATCTCAGAGTGTACAAATTGATGTCAGGAGGAGCCGTGACGGTTGAGCTGCCCTTCGCGCAGACCCGGCCGCTGCAGGTACCGCCGCTGTTACGGGCGCTCCAGGTCGAGCGCGACATCCACCAGGTCCGCACCGCCACCGGCGACGAGGCGTGGCTCGTCACCGGCTACCGGCAGGTGCGCCAGCTGCTCGACGACGACCGGCTCGGTCGGGCGCACCCGGACCCGGACAACGCAGCCAGGTCCGGGGAGTCGACCCTCTTCGGCGGGCCGCTGGGCAACTTCGACACCGAGCAGGCCGACCACGCCCGGATGCGCGCACTGCTGCAGCCCCACTTCACGCCCGCGCGCATGCGGGCGTTCCGGCCGCGGGTGGCGGCCCTGACCGACGAGCTGCTCGACGACCTCGCCGCCCACGAGCAGCCGGCCGACCTGAACGCCACCCTCGCGGTGCCGCTGCCGATCCTGGTGATCTGCGAACTGCTCGGCGTGCCGTACGAGGACCGCGCCGAGTTCCGCAGCTGGACACAGGCCGCCGCGGACATCGTGGACCGGCAGCGCTCCGAGGACGGGCTGGCGGACCTGTTCGCGTATGGCCAGCGGCTCGTCGCGCGCAAGCGGGCGGAGCCAGCCGACGACGTCATCTCCGGGCTCTGTGCCGTCGAAGGGCTGGGCGACGCCGAGGTGGCCGGGCTGTCGATGGCACTGCTGTTCGCCGGCCACGAGACCACCGTGGTGCAGCTCGGCTTCGGCGCCCTCCTGCTGCTGACCCACCCGGACTCCTGGCAGGCGCTGCGCGACGACCCGGACCTCGTCGCCGGCGCCGTCGAGGAGATCCTCCGGGTGCCGGGCAAGGGCGGCGGCGGTATCCCCCGTTACGCCCGCGTCGACCTCGACCTCGACGGCACGGCCATCCCGGCAGGGAGCCTGGTGCTGCTCGACAACGCGGCGGCCAACCACGATGCCGGCGTCTTCGCCGACCCGGACCGCTTCGACATCGAGCGGCGCGCGGCCGGCCATCTCACCTTCGGCCACGGCGCGAGGTACTGCCTCGGCGCGCCGCTGGCGCGGATCGAGCTGCAGGTCGTCCTCACCCGGCTCGTCCACCGGTTCCCCGGCATGCGGCTGGCCGTACCGGTCGAGGAGCTCACGCTCCGCCATGACGTGCTCACCGGCGGACTGACCGCGCTCCCCGTGACGTGGTGAGCGACCGGCCGCGGCGCTTCTTCAGCCGGTTGCCGCTGGCCGACGACAGCGTCGACGCCGCCGTCGTGTGCCTGGTGATGTGCTCACTCGACGACCGGCCGGCTACGTGTGGCCGTTGCTGACCGGCGGCTGCCACACCGCCACCGAGCCGCTCGGGCCGATCACTGCCGCCGGCTGCCCGCGACCCCGCACGTGCTCGGCACCGCTCACGCGCCCGAGTAACCGGCGGCGGCGAGCGCTGAGACGGCGCGATCGACGTCGGCTGCCGTGGTCCAGCGGCCGAGGCTCAGCCGTACCGCCGAGCTCGCCCAGCCTTCGCCGGCGGCCAGCTCGCGGGTCATGGCTTCGAGCACCGGCGACGGCTGCGTGGTGCCGCTGTGGCACGCCGACCCGGTCGACGCAGCAATCCCGGGGGCGGCGGCGAGCAGCTGGTCGCCGGTGAGCCCCGTGACGGCGAGGTTGGCGGTGTTCGGCAGCCGGCAGGTGGGGTGCCCGTTCAACAGCACCCGCCCGGGCAGCCGCTCGCCGAGCCCGCGGTGCAGCTCGTCGCGCAGGCCGCGCAGCCGGTCGGGCTCGCCGGCGGCGAGGTCGGCCGCGGCCAGGTCGGCGGCGGCGCCGAGCGCGACGGCGAGCGCGACGTTCTCGGTGCCGGCACGCAGGCCGCCTTCCTGGCCGCCGCCGTACGCGATGGGTTCCAGCCGGACTCCCGTACGCACCCACAGGGCGCCGATGCCCTTGGGCGCGTACATCTTGTGCCCGACGACGGTGAGCAGGTCGACGCCGAGCTGCCGGACGTCCACGTCGAGCTTGCCGACGCCCTGCGCCGCGTCGGTGTGCACGAGCACATCGTGCCGGTGCGCGACCTCGACGATCTCGCGTACCGGCTGCAACGTGCCTACCTCGTTGTTGGCGTACATGACCGACACCAGCGCGGTCCGCGGGGTGATGGCGTCGGCGACGGCCTGCGGGTCGACCCGGCCGTGCTGGTCGACGGGCAGGTAGCTGACGTCGACGCCGTGCAGCCGCTGCAGGCTCCGGTAGGTCTCGAGCACCGCGGGATGTTCGGTCTCCTGGGTGACGATGTGCGCGCC
This genomic window from Streptosporangiales bacterium contains:
- a CDS encoding sulfatase-like hydrolase/transferase — protein: MSNTLADRPNVIVVLTDQQRWDSTGVGGNPLGLTPVFDEVAAAGTHVAHAFTPQPVCGPARSAIQTGRYPTSTGCFRNAIALPEECETLASHFGRAGYATGYLGKWHLASRDPVPVEQRGGYDSWLGTNVLEFTSDAYRTVVFDDDGDPVLLPGYRSDALFDAAIRFVADHTATGTTDERRPFFLFCSLVEPHHQNEVDAYPAPTGYAQRYEGQWLPPDLAALSAHGGTAHRHIGGYWGQVRRVDEGLGRLLDALRSLDLLDDTVVAFTSDHGCHFKTRNSEYKRSCHDGSIRVPMALRGPGFDAGGRVDRPVSVIDLPPTLLDAAGVEVPTHMHGRSFLPLLRDPASDWQDDVFVQVSESEVGRAIRTSRWKYYVVAPDADPWHDPGAQRYVEAELYDLHHDPYELDNLAGAPSHRTVADELRERLLRRMVAAGEERPVIEPAPAVEQHAQRLIDPRLHTSSWQPVRFGHQPKST
- a CDS encoding TetR family transcriptional regulator, with the translated sequence MAADGTASAEPVRRMRRVERREQILGAATRAFARTGFVHTSLDDVAAEAGITRVLLYRHFDSKADMYRAVLDRACRQLETAVDVDNLGDDSLPALVRAAAADPDGFRLLFHHAAREPEFRGYIDALTTASTEIAHRNLTGYLPAGPWLDWAARIVPRFAIEAVISWLDAGRPDPDHVAERIDHAIRGIMRAAGPNGG
- a CDS encoding ABC transporter permease subunit, yielding MIAEGQRLVRPARAVKSGVNRRSRVPRGKDFVIWVALVCGAVVMTFPLYWMFATAVRPRNELFGGGLDLVPSEFVWTNFTDAWGKLPWAAFYFNSIAIAVFAVAITVFINLMAGYAFAKYRFRGRDIIFFLMVSTLMVPIQVIQVPEFIVVAEMGLVNSIWGVVLPRSAEAFGIFLVRQFLVSIPDELLESARLDGASEFRIFWSVVLPLCKPVIAVLVIFTFMWRWNDFAWPLVVLQEKAAFTVPLGLNLAKGLYYTDWTGLMSMTLLSVIPMLVVFIIFQRSFVQGIASTGMK
- a CDS encoding FCD domain-containing protein → MSGPHDDAAGSRVTVARTTLAEQVAAGLIREIERMGLQVGDEIPPEGEIAREFGVNRLAVREAIRTLSAREILVSSQGRPARVSTPSAGVLAQMLDFRVRQQSLDLEDILDTRRVVECELARLAALRVGEGTAEASAAAALLDEMAQSVTDMDRFVELDVRFHAAIAEAADTRLLQLILVSLESVLLRARRSTFAARESRGEGHKAALTAHRTILQAIEDGDPDKAASAMEEHLRETRRDVDQDD
- a CDS encoding alpha/beta fold hydrolase — encoded protein: MTAAATATWRLPDRVRVSAGEVATGTFGAGPPVVLVHGTPAWSYLWRNVVPALARTHTVYVWDLLGFGDSRLAPGATPSIAQQATALAELVRHWRLDAPGLVGHDIGGGVVLRAHLVDDTPARRLALLDAAVLGPWNTPFTEHIQQHDDAYRTMPTHVFGDIVEARLRTATHRQLPHDTLREYLRPWAGEAGQQRWIDQVASVSHTDTTDAVRRLDQVRVPTLVLWGENDGWLAPAVGDRLAAAIPGARRQTVPAAGHFLPEDAPDAVADALREFLA
- a CDS encoding cytochrome P450, which gives rise to MSGGAVTVELPFAQTRPLQVPPLLRALQVERDIHQVRTATGDEAWLVTGYRQVRQLLDDDRLGRAHPDPDNAARSGESTLFGGPLGNFDTEQADHARMRALLQPHFTPARMRAFRPRVAALTDELLDDLAAHEQPADLNATLAVPLPILVICELLGVPYEDRAEFRSWTQAAADIVDRQRSEDGLADLFAYGQRLVARKRAEPADDVISGLCAVEGLGDAEVAGLSMALLFAGHETTVVQLGFGALLLLTHPDSWQALRDDPDLVAGAVEEILRVPGKGGGGIPRYARVDLDLDGTAIPAGSLVLLDNAAANHDAGVFADPDRFDIERRAAGHLTFGHGARYCLGAPLARIELQVVLTRLVHRFPGMRLAVPVEELTLRHDVLTGGLTALPVTW
- a CDS encoding aminotransferase class V-fold PLP-dependent enzyme produces the protein MSAQVPPGLHDGPVYLDYNATTPVDPRVVDAMLPYLREHFGNPSSSHHYGEQPRLAVARAREQLAALLGGSADEVVFTGSGSEADALAVRGAALAGGREGAHIVTQETEHPAVLETYRSLQRLHGVDVSYLPVDQHGRVDPQAVADAITPRTALVSVMYANNEVGTLQPVREIVEVAHRHDVLVHTDAAQGVGKLDVDVRQLGVDLLTVVGHKMYAPKGIGALWVRTGVRLEPIAYGGGQEGGLRAGTENVALAVALGAAADLAAADLAAGEPDRLRGLRDELHRGLGERLPGRVLLNGHPTCRLPNTANLAVTGLTGDQLLAAAPGIAASTGSACHSGTTQPSPVLEAMTRELAAGEGWASSAVRLSLGRWTTAADVDRAVSALAAAGYSGA